A genomic stretch from Gopherus flavomarginatus isolate rGopFla2 chromosome 3, rGopFla2.mat.asm, whole genome shotgun sequence includes:
- the NDUFC1 gene encoding NADH dehydrogenase [ubiquinone] 1 subunit C1, mitochondrial isoform X1: MAPPLGLAKRLFLASGSLSHTLTRSAFIARKPDYTKPNWGMVGLTFGTTVALWVLLFKQHNEDVMEYERRREEREKRDACTGCS, encoded by the exons ATGGCGCCGCCGCTGGGGCTGGCGAAGCGGCTGTTCCTGGCGTCTGGGAGCCTGAGCCACA CATTGACTCGTTCTGCATTCATTGCAAGAAAACCTGACTATACAAAACCAAACTGGGGAATGGTTGGACTGACTTTTGGCACCACTGTAGCTCTGTGGGTCCTA CTCTTCAAGCAACATAATGAAGATGTAATGGAATATgaaaggagaagagaagagagggagaaACGTGATGCGTGTACAGGATGTTCATA g
- the NDUFC1 gene encoding NADH dehydrogenase [ubiquinone] 1 subunit C1, mitochondrial isoform X2: MAPPLGLAKRLFLASGSLSHTLTRSAFIARKPDYTKPNWGMVGLTFGTTVALWVLLFKQHNEDVMEYERRREEREKRDACTGCS; the protein is encoded by the exons ATGGCGCCGCCGCTGGGGCTGGCGAAGCGGCTGTTCCTGGCGTCTGGGAGCCTGAGCCACA CATTGACTCGTTCTGCATTCATTGCAAGAAAACCTGACTATACAAAACCAAACTGGGGAATGGTTGGACTGACTTTTGGCACCACTGTAGCTCTGTGGGTCCTA CTCTTCAAGCAACATAATGAAGATGTAATGGAATATgaaaggagaagagaagagagggagaaACGTGATGCGTGTACAGGATGTTCATAG